Proteins from a genomic interval of Diprion similis isolate iyDipSimi1 chromosome 10, iyDipSimi1.1, whole genome shotgun sequence:
- the LOC124410891 gene encoding macro domain-containing protein CT2219-like isoform X2 — protein MPSEEKRALYRKTANKNVVTLDQIPTWIEYWKSNKSRMKKSTWEEVGIVEHDLAKKVSLWSGDITSLEVDVIVNAANRSLQGGGGVDGAIHKMAGPKLKQESTTMAPCGVGEVRLTGAYALPAKYVIHTVGPQDEKPNMLSKCYEQSLVLAEKQGFKSIAFPCISTGVYGYPQHKAAAVALGTVKNFLEDHDNVINRVIFCVFLDSDKMIYEELLQKFFALE, from the exons ATGCCATCAGAGGAGAAGCGAGCATTGTACAGGAAAACTGCAAATAAGAATGTGGTCACATTGGACCAAATCCCAACGTGGATTGAATATTGGAAAAGTAACAAATCACGTATGAAGAAATCTACTTGGGAAGAAGTTGGAATAGTCGAACATGATTTggcaaaaaaagtttcactttGGAGCGGAGATATCACTTCTCTTGAAGTTGATGTTATCGTAAATGCTGCTAATCGTTCTCTCCAAGGAGGGGGTGGAG TTGATGGAGCGATCCACAAAATGGCTGGTCCAAAACTCAAGCAAGAATCTACAACAATGGCACCCTGTGGGGTTGGAGAAGTTAGATTAACCGGTGCCTATGCCCTCCCAGCAAAAT ATGTAATCCACACCGTCGGACCTCAGGATGAGAAGCCAAATATGCTTAGTAAGTGTTACGAGCAGAGCCTTGTACTGGCAGAAAAACAAGGTTTTAAAAGCATTGCGTTTCCTTGTATATCAACCGGCGTTTATGGCTACCCTCAACATAAAGCAGCTGCTGTTGCTCTGGGAACAGTAAAAAACTTCTTAGAAGACCACGACAATGTT ATCAACCGGGTTATCTTTTGTGTGTTTTTGGACTCAGATAAGATGATTTACGAAGAGTTATTGCAGAAGTTCTTTGCATTGGAATAA
- the LOC124410891 gene encoding macro domain-containing protein CT2219-like isoform X1 — translation MLPIRGLLKTRSFYLTKNSASAALVQRFQSHSQEPSANTGGIKMSFEVEKLKFLSMPSEEKRALYRKTANKNVVTLDQIPTWIEYWKSNKSRMKKSTWEEVGIVEHDLAKKVSLWSGDITSLEVDVIVNAANRSLQGGGGVDGAIHKMAGPKLKQESTTMAPCGVGEVRLTGAYALPAKYVIHTVGPQDEKPNMLSKCYEQSLVLAEKQGFKSIAFPCISTGVYGYPQHKAAAVALGTVKNFLEDHDNVINRVIFCVFLDSDKMIYEELLQKFFALE, via the exons ATGCTGCCTATTAGA GGATTGTTGAAGACACGTTCATTTTACCTGACAAAAAATTCCGCATCAGCAGCTCTAGTCCAGCGGTTTCAAAGTCATTCTCAAGAACCGTCCGCAAATACCGGTGGTATCAAAATGTCATTTGAGGTCGAGAAAC TTAAATTCCTCTCGATGCCATCAGAGGAGAAGCGAGCATTGTACAGGAAAACTGCAAATAAGAATGTGGTCACATTGGACCAAATCCCAACGTGGATTGAATATTGGAAAAGTAACAAATCACGTATGAAGAAATCTACTTGGGAAGAAGTTGGAATAGTCGAACATGATTTggcaaaaaaagtttcactttGGAGCGGAGATATCACTTCTCTTGAAGTTGATGTTATCGTAAATGCTGCTAATCGTTCTCTCCAAGGAGGGGGTGGAG TTGATGGAGCGATCCACAAAATGGCTGGTCCAAAACTCAAGCAAGAATCTACAACAATGGCACCCTGTGGGGTTGGAGAAGTTAGATTAACCGGTGCCTATGCCCTCCCAGCAAAAT ATGTAATCCACACCGTCGGACCTCAGGATGAGAAGCCAAATATGCTTAGTAAGTGTTACGAGCAGAGCCTTGTACTGGCAGAAAAACAAGGTTTTAAAAGCATTGCGTTTCCTTGTATATCAACCGGCGTTTATGGCTACCCTCAACATAAAGCAGCTGCTGTTGCTCTGGGAACAGTAAAAAACTTCTTAGAAGACCACGACAATGTT ATCAACCGGGTTATCTTTTGTGTGTTTTTGGACTCAGATAAGATGATTTACGAAGAGTTATTGCAGAAGTTCTTTGCATTGGAATAA